The following is a genomic window from Pseudomonadota bacterium.
GTGCGTGCCCATTCGTCCGTTTCGGCAAGTGCGGAAATGTAGCGACGCACCTGCATCCTGACCGGGCCGCTGGAATCGGCGGGTCGGCGCAAGACCCGGAGCGGGATCGCGGTCTCCACGGTCCAACCGTCGGGATCGCGGCTGACGGCGGAGATCCAGTTCGCGTCCCACTGCAGGTCGAGCGTCGTGTCGTTGTAACGGATCCCGTCCACCATGCTGCCGCCGGCCGTGATCTCGAAATGGAAGGCATCCTTACCGCGGCCCCTGCTGTCGATGTCGATGATGACGCGGTCGGACTCGATGTCGCGGTCACGGCGCGTGCGCCGAGCCACGATCGGCACCTTCTGCTCGCAGCGGACGCCAATGTAGATGGCATCGGGACCCGCCAGTACGCGAAAGCTCGTGGGCTGCGTGACGGGCCCGTTCACGACCGGCGATTTCTGGCGCCGCAGCTGGTGCTCGGGCGCGGCGCTCCACGCGGACTCACGCAGCTTCCCGTCCACCGAGATCGGGCTGCTCGTCGAGGCCGCATGCACTGCTCGGGCAGGCACAGCCCCGGGAAGCAAGAACAGCGCGAACAGGAGGTACATTGCGTCAGGCAGTAGGGGAAGGGTCAGCCTTGGTGCCGGTCCCAGGCGCTTGCAAGATCAGCGAACTGTTCCACAGAGAGTGTCTCGCCGCGCTGTTCGCCCGATAGGCCGGCAGCGCTCAGCACACCGTCCACGAGCTGCCGTTCGCCACCCGGGAGGCGCAACAGCGAATTGCGCAAGATCTTCCTGCGAGAAGAGAACGCGGCTCGCACCACCAAGCGAAACGCTTCGGTTTCCAGGGCCCGCGGCGTCTCGTGCGGTGTCAGCGAGACGAGCGCGCTGCCTACCTGCGGGCGGGGGAAGAAAGCACCCGGCCGCACCAAACGCACGCTGCGCACGCTGTACGCTGCACCGATGAACACCGTGAGCGCTCCGTAGCTGGGCGTACCCGGTTCCGCCAGCAACCGGTCTCCCACTTCGCGCTGAAGCATGACGGCGCACCGGGATACGTGCCTCGAGTTGGCCACCAAGTTGCGCAGAATCGCACCGCCGATGGCATACGGAAGATTGCCCACCACGCACGGCTTGTGGTCCAGCGGACTCGTCAAGGCAGCGAAATCCAGCGTGGCCGCATCTTCCCGGACCAGCCGCAGCCGCTGGTGGCCTTCGAGCTCCTGTCCCAGGACATGCAGCATGTCGCGGTCGCGCTCTACGGCGATTACGTGGGCTCCCGTTGCGAGCAGGAATCTCGTGAGGGTGCCTAGCCCTGCGCCAAGCTCGACCACGGTTTCGTGCGGCTCCGGGGCGACGGCGCCCGCGATCGCTTGGTGTACCGGCCGCGAGATCAGGAAGTTCTGTGAAAAGCGTCGCTTCGGGGTCAGTCCGTAGCGCTCCAACACCCGTCGGGGATCGCGAAAGCACGCGTCGGTTCCAGGATTGTCGACCGGATGTGAGCTCATGCCACGCGTCGCATCTGGTGTGCCCGTGTCACTATGCGACCTGGAAGGTCGCCCCGCCGGGTTACAACAGCCGGAAAGCCGTGGCGCCCGAAGAGCTTACTGGCCTGGCGCACACGGCGCGCTTCCTGCAAACCATACACGTAGTGCAGGTCACGCTCGCGCTGGTTGCGTGCCTCCGCCGCAAACGAAACCGCATCCGGCACGAGCGCGCACACGCGGTGTGCATGAGCTCTGAGCAGAGAGAGGGTTGGCCCCAGGTCGGTCTGATCCGCGGCACCATCGAGGTCGGAGATCAGCAGGATGGAGCGAGGCTGCCGAAGCGTCCCGGCTGCCAGGCGCAGCGCGCTCGACAGCGCCTGCGCCTTGGTCGTGCCCGATGGCGCTGCACGGTAGCGCAGTGCGATGCCACGCAGCTGGCAGAAGCGCCGCAAAGTCGAATCCTCCTCATGCTCTGTTTGCACGGCTTGCACGGCTGGCCCCGGCTGGCCTCTCAGGGCGCGCTCCGCGTACGCCACCAGTCCAGCACGATCCCAGACACCAGCACCTCGGCGTGCGAAGTCGAGCCCGTCCTGACGGCGTGCGTACGCTCCCACCAACTCCAAGACCTCGTCCAAGGTCGGCTGCGTCAGATCGGCGTCCGCGGCGTCGACGGCTGTAAGCAGTGCGTCGTAGACGCGCAACGTCTGTTGAGCCCCGTCGTTGGCAGGCACGTGCGACACGATCCGTCCATCCACGCACAGCAAGCCGACGCGGTCGCCGCGGTCGAGCGACCTGCAAACCTCGGCGGCCGCAAGCTCGACTCCATGGTCGAGCTTGCGCGAGCCCACCTCGCCGCCCCGCATGCTGCCGCTTACGTCGAGCACCACGTACGCGGTCTCCTGCACTTCGCGCTCCACCTCCCTGACCATCAGCTTGCCCAAGCGGGCGCTCGCTTTCCAGGCGATGGCCTTGAAAGGGTCTCCGGGTTGCAGCTCGCGTAGCTCGCGCAGCTCCGCGCCTCCGCTCTGGCGCTGGCGAAGCGCCTGACCGCTGCGTTCTACCGGCAGGCCGCCTACCATGGCGACGGCGGTGCTGCGCGCCGTGCTGACGCGCGGCAAGACCTTGATGGCCAGCGGATTGGGAAAGTACATCGGTGCCTGAAAAAGCCCGAGCGACGCGGGTGAGCGCACCGAGAGCCCCTGCAGCACGAGACGTCCCACGGCCGGCGCGACAAACGTGAAGGCGAACTCGGTACGTGAGCGTGGCACGAGACGGATGCTGTCGGGCTCCGGGTCGAGCACCCGCACGCCGGCCGGCAGCACGGGTCGCAGGCGAGCCAGCTCGAAGCCTCGCTTGCCGTGAACGCGGAGGTAGCAGCGTACGAGGAAAGGCACGCCAGGCACGACTGCGCCAAGCCGCGTCCCCGGTGTGCTGTGGTCGAGCCACCAGGCGAACTCGAGCCGTTCGCGTCGCATGCGTCGGCCAGCGCCCGTGGCCAGTGCGAGCGCACCGGCGAGCCCGATCAGAGGCGCGGCCGCCAACACCACGACGGTGGGGGAGTTTGCTGCGATGGCCAGCGCGAACATGGCAGCACAGCCGCTGAACGCGGCCACGGCGGATGGGGTAGCGATCGGCCACACGGATTCAGGGCTCGTTGGTTCGGTGAGTTCGGAGAGCCACTTGATCCGTGGCTTTGCGCACGATCGCCTGCGGGTCGGCGCCCTCCATCTGTCCTTCCGGCGTCAGTACGATTCGATGGGCCAGGACCGTGGGCGCCAGGTGTTTCACGTCGTCGGGCAGCACATAGCTGCGCCCGGACAGCAGGGCCCGAGCGCGCGCAGCTTGTGCGAGCGCCAAGGAACCCCGCGGCGAGGCTCCAAGGAACACGTCTGGATGTTGGCGCGTGAACGTTGACAGCCGTACGACATAGTCGAGCACCTGGGGCTCGACGTGCACCGTGGCAACCAGCTCCTGCATGGCAAGAACCTCGTCGGGGGTGAGCAGGGCGTTGGCTTGCGGCGTGCTCTGGGTGAAACGTTGCAGTATTTGGCGTTCCTCGCTCGGGCTGGGGTAGCCCACGGACAGGCGTAGCAGGAAGCGGTCGACTTGCGCCTCCGGCAGAGGGTACGTGCCCGCCTGCTCAACCGGGTTCTGGGTGGCTAGCAGCACGAACGGCGTCGGCAGACTGCGCGTCTCGCCTTCTATGGTCACCTGTCCTTCCTGCATGGCCTCGAGCAGGGCGCTCTGCGTCTTGGCAGGGGCGCGGTTGATCTCGTCGGCAAGGACCACATGGGCGAAGATGGGCCCCTCTCGCAGCTTGAACGTCCCCTCGGCGGGTGACAGCACGTAGGTGCCGGTGATGTCGGCGGGCAGCAGGTCGGGCGTGAACTGAACCCGCCTGAAGCGGCAGCCCAGGGTGGTGGCGAAGGCCTTCGCGAGCGTGGTCTTCGCTACACCGGGAACGCCTTCGACGAGGATGTGGCCACGTCCGAGCACGGCCACCATCAGCAGCTCAGCCAGGTGACGGGGGCCGACGAACACGCGCCCGACTTCGTCCATGACCGCCGCAGCCCGCTCGGCAATACGGGCCAAGCGCGCATCTTCGATCGTGGAGGGTCTCATTTGGCTCGGCCTTGGTCTTCAAGCCATCCCAGGAGGCGTCTGCTCGTGGCCACCATGCCCTGCAGTCGGGTCGCGCCTATCCGGGGACCGGCAACGCTCTCGCGCTGAAGGCTTTCCAACTCTAACAGAAGCTCCTCGACGCTTCGAACGTCGTGGGGGCTCGCACCAAGGCGGCCCAGCGTCGCGGAGACCTCGTGGGGCGCTGGCACCTGCGGTGTTCCAAGCAGACGCCGCAGCTCAGCGTCAAGCTCGACCTTGAGGGCGAGCGCCGGCGCCGCGAGCGAGGTCTTGACGCTGCCAAACAGCGCTACGCGACCGCTGAAGCCCCCGCCCACCGGAGCGGCCAGCGGTGGCCCGGCGCCCTCGTAGGGGGACGAACGGGGAAGAAGCGCCGCGCAGCCGATCAGCGTTACGCCTGCAAGCAGTGCTGCGAGCAGACGCACCAGCGGCGGGTCCGGGACGAACCGCTGGATTCGCTGCAGCGAGAGCTCGAGGTTTCGCAGCGCTCCCGCGGCACCCATCCCGGCCGCATCGCCGTGCAAGTGCGTGCCTGCGGAGGCGACGAAGAGCCGCCCGCCGTCCCTGGAGAGGTAGCGCGCGAGATTGCTGGCGAACTGTCGGTTGCCTCGGAACTGCAGCATGTTGTTGATCAGCACACTGGAATCCGCGATGACCACGAGTCGACCTTCGCCAACGGCTCCCGCGATGACCAGGGCGCTGTGGCGTTCTGCAAAGCCAAACAGCGGGCGCAGCTCGGGGTGGTGAACGACTTGGGGGTGGTTGGTAACGAGGGCCTGGACCTGCCATGTCAGCGGGTGAGGGAGTCGAGGTTCCGCGATGAGCAGATTGTGGTTGCCGCGCAGGAGCTGCCCTTGCACGCGGCTACCGGGCGGGTGCCGGCCGATCTGCAGCGCGGCGAGCAGCGTGTTGCCGCTGCCGAAATCGTCCGCAAGCCCGATTCGGCCACCCGCCCTCAGGAACGACGTCAGGCTGCGCACGGGTAGCGGCGCGGTGGGGTGGACGATGAGGATAGCGTCGGATGGGCGCAGATCGCCGACGCGCAGCTGTTGGGGTGTCGAGACCGCGAGCTGCTCCGACCTCGCCAGCGCGACGAGCTCTGCCAAGCCGTTCCACGCCCAGCTGGTCGGGTCAAAGTCGGTTTGCGCGCGCGCAGTTCCTGCCGCCAGGTTGAGGCAGACCCCCACCAGACAGGTGGCACACCGCCCTATATGTACCGCCGTCAGAACCCGGGCTCGGTCAGGCACCACTGACATTGTGTTCCACATCAACGCGCTGGCTGGGCGGGTCTTGTGTTGCCCGCGG
Proteins encoded in this region:
- the rsmA gene encoding 16S rRNA (adenine(1518)-N(6)/adenine(1519)-N(6))-dimethyltransferase RsmA, which gives rise to MSSHPVDNPGTDACFRDPRRVLERYGLTPKRRFSQNFLISRPVHQAIAGAVAPEPHETVVELGAGLGTLTRFLLATGAHVIAVERDRDMLHVLGQELEGHQRLRLVREDAATLDFAALTSPLDHKPCVVGNLPYAIGGAILRNLVANSRHVSRCAVMLQREVGDRLLAEPGTPSYGALTVFIGAAYSVRSVRLVRPGAFFPRPQVGSALVSLTPHETPRALETEAFRLVVRAAFSSRRKILRNSLLRLPGGERQLVDGVLSAAGLSGEQRGETLSVEQFADLASAWDRHQG
- a CDS encoding DUF58 domain-containing protein, giving the protein MWPIATPSAVAAFSGCAAMFALAIAANSPTVVVLAAAPLIGLAGALALATGAGRRMRRERLEFAWWLDHSTPGTRLGAVVPGVPFLVRCYLRVHGKRGFELARLRPVLPAGVRVLDPEPDSIRLVPRSRTEFAFTFVAPAVGRLVLQGLSVRSPASLGLFQAPMYFPNPLAIKVLPRVSTARSTAVAMVGGLPVERSGQALRQRQSGGAELRELRELQPGDPFKAIAWKASARLGKLMVREVEREVQETAYVVLDVSGSMRGGEVGSRKLDHGVELAAAEVCRSLDRGDRVGLLCVDGRIVSHVPANDGAQQTLRVYDALLTAVDAADADLTQPTLDEVLELVGAYARRQDGLDFARRGAGVWDRAGLVAYAERALRGQPGPAVQAVQTEHEEDSTLRRFCQLRGIALRYRAAPSGTTKAQALSSALRLAAGTLRQPRSILLISDLDGAADQTDLGPTLSLLRAHAHRVCALVPDAVSFAAEARNQRERDLHYVYGLQEARRVRQASKLFGRHGFPAVVTRRGDLPGRIVTRAHQMRRVA
- a CDS encoding MoxR family ATPase, which produces MRPSTIEDARLARIAERAAAVMDEVGRVFVGPRHLAELLMVAVLGRGHILVEGVPGVAKTTLAKAFATTLGCRFRRVQFTPDLLPADITGTYVLSPAEGTFKLREGPIFAHVVLADEINRAPAKTQSALLEAMQEGQVTIEGETRSLPTPFVLLATQNPVEQAGTYPLPEAQVDRFLLRLSVGYPSPSEERQILQRFTQSTPQANALLTPDEVLAMQELVATVHVEPQVLDYVVRLSTFTRQHPDVFLGASPRGSLALAQAARARALLSGRSYVLPDDVKHLAPTVLAHRIVLTPEGQMEGADPQAIVRKATDQVALRTHRTNEP